The sequence CGTACGAGCCGTTGCCGTTGCTGCTGCTGTGTGCGAGCGCGTGCTTCAGGCCGGTGTAGTTGGCGTACTTCACGACCGGGTCCGTGCCCTTCGCGCTTCGCTTGGTCTGCAGGTGGAAGCGTGCCTTGTTGAAACGGTTCTTCGGGGCCGAGTAGGGGCCGTCCCAGTTGACCTTGGCCGTGGTGTAGATGTAGCCGCCGCTCCGCTTGGCGCACAGCTTCACGTCGAAGTCCCAGTTGTCGCTGTCCGGGTTGAACGACGGGTCGTCGACGGTGTAGCTGCTGGTGGTGCAGTGGTAGCTGGCGGCGGAGGCCGGTGTGGCGGTGACCAGGGCGGTGGTGCCGGCGAGGGCGGCGAGGATGGCGGCGGTGGAGGTGGAACGCTTAAGGGCGCGCATTTGGTGCCTTTCGGTGATGGGTTACTGGCTGCTGGGGGCGGTGTGGCCGTGCAGCGGGGTGTTGAGGTCGCTCGGAGTGGTCTTGCGGCGGACGCTGTGCCCGGTGGCCAGATGGCGCTGGCAGATCGTGAGGACTGGCGGTCCCTCCGGTAGCCGTTCCGGGCGGCACTCGGTGGAGGTGGTGGACGCCGCCGGCAGGAGGTGGAAGGCGGAGTGGATCTCGGCAATGGCCTGCCACAACCGGGTGTGTGCGACGGAGAGGTGCCGGCTCGCGCCGGGAAGCGGAGGGCGCGTTGTGTCGGCGAGTTGGTCGAGTAGCCGGTGCAGGGCGGCCAGGTGGGCATGGAGCACGTCGAGGTGAGCGCGGTCTGCCGGCTCCGGCGATGCTGTCTGGGCAAGTGCGCGGGTGTGGTGGCGGATGCCGGCGGTGGCGGCGCGGAGGTAGGGGTGCGCGTCGTCGGCGTGGGGAGGCGAGTTCAAAGGTGCGGGGGTCCTTGCTGCCGCCGTATCAGTGGAGAGGGCGGGGGGTCAGAGAGTGGTGCGAGCCAGCGGCAGTGCGGAGACGGCGAAGGCGTCGGGCTGCTGGTAGTTGAGGCGTCGCAGGTCGACACCGGCGGTGACGGCGGCGGTCTCGATCTGCGCGCAGGCAGCGTCCAGGAGGTCGTCGCTCTGGGCGGTGACGGTGACCAGTCCGGTCAGGGCGACATCGGCGTGTCCGGCGATGAGCTGCCGCTCGCGCTGCTTGACGTCGGCGTATTCGACGCTGTCCTCTTCGCTGTCGACCTGGCCGCGCCGGGCGCGTTCGCTGGCGTCGGCCATGATCGCCGACTTGCGGCGCTGGACGTCGCGCAGAGCCGACTCGATTCCCTGGGGCACATACACCAGGGACAGGCTGCGGCGGACCCCGGCGGTGAACATCAGGCCGTGGAGGAATCCGGCGCCGACTTGGATGCGCGGCCAGTTCTCCACCCAGTAGGTCGCGTGGCGGGCGGAATCGGTGGCCAGTCGGTCCCAGTCCTCGACCTGGACGACGGGTCCGGCGGCGGCGGGGTCGGCTTCTGCGCGGCCGGTCTCGGACCACTGTTGCAGGGCCGACAGGGCTTTGGGGTCGTAGGCGGTGCGGATGACGGCGGCGACTTCCCGTGCGCTGAGCCAGCCGGTGACCGTTAGCCCGGCGTTCCGGGCGGCCTGGGCGACGCTGGCCGTGGTCTGCTGCATGACGGTGAAGGCGCCGGGCAGCCCGCCACCGGCCTGCGATATCAGGCGTTTGGCGGCTTTGAGGTCCAGGGAGATCGCGAGGTACGTCTCGTGCGGTGCTGCCGCGGGTCCGGCGGCGGCGACCAGTTCGGAGTAGACCTGCCCGGCGACCGGGGTGTCGGGGCGGCCGTGTTGGGTCCAGTGCCGGGCGAGGGTGTCGCCGCTGTCGGGGACGGTGCGCTCCAGGACCTGCACGGTGGCGACGTGTCCGGTGCGGGCGATGCCCGCCAGCGTTCTGCCCCAGCCGTTGACGTTGTGGTTCTGCGTCGCGGGGTCGAGCAGGGCGAATGCGCGGCTGCTGACTCGGGCGATGGCGGTGAGGGTCTGCTGGTGTGGGTCGTGGATGGCGGCGGAGCCGGTGGCGGAGTCGCCAGGGGTGACGACCTTGAGGGAGGCGGAGGTGCCTGGCAGGTGGAGGATGCCGTCCTGCCGGGGTCGGGTGATGGGACGGGCGAGCCAGAGGGTCTGCCCGGTGTGGCGGCGGTTTGCGTAGCGGCCCACGATGGGGGCCCAGTCGATGAGGGAGCGGCCGTACCGGCGGATCGTGACCAGGGCGGCGACGGCCGCCCACAGCGGTGCGAGGGCGATGGCGCCGAGCAGTCCGGTGGTCACGACCGTCACCAGAAGTAGCGCCAACGCACATGAGACCAGAAGGAGTTGGGGAAGGGCGAGGCCGAGGAGGATGCCGCGGCGGGACCGGTGCGGAAACTTCACCGAGACCGGGGCGACGGAGAGATCAGACAAGGAGCGGTGGTCCTGGGCGCGGGGCTGGGGGCGGGAGACGGAGACCTCCCGCCCCCAGGGATCGGGTAGGGGTTAGGGGCCGGTCGGGGGCGGTGGGGAGGCGCTGACGGGCTGTGCGCCGGAGGGCGGTGCCCCCTGTGGCGGCGGGGTTGTGGTGGGTGGCGTGGGCTGCCATCCACCGGCCTGGCCGGCTGCGGCGCCCTGTCCGGAGCCGTCTGCTGCTGAATTTCCGCCTACGTGACCGCTGGTGTCATCGGCGGCATTGGTCGGCGGAGGTTGGACGGCTTTCTCCAGACCCGACTTGGCGGCGTCACCGCCTGGCGAGCCCCCCGAGTCTCCGCCGGAGGACGTGGTGGCGATGTCGCCGGGGAATTCTCCGGAGCCTGCGTCGGGGCCTTGGGGAGCTGCGCCTGCCCCAGCGGCTGCGCCGCCGGTTCCGGCAGTGGCGGCCATGGAAGCACCCTTGCGTCCGGCACGCTCGGCGTGCTGCCGGGCCATCTGCGCACCGGCGCCACCGGCGCGGTGGATCGACTCCCCATCCGTGCCCTCGGCCGCCCAGTGCACGAATTTGAACACCGCATAGGGGCAGAGCAGGACCAAGACCATGATCACGATGCCGGAGAGGACGTCGGCGAGCGCACCGAGCCCACCCTTGGGAGAGGTGTTGCCCATCGCGGCGACGCCGAGCACGAAGATGATCGTCATCAGCAGCTTGGAGACCACGAGGGTGGCGGTGGCTTCGATCCAGCCCTTACGCCAGCGGCGGGCGGCTTCCCAGCCGCCACCGGCGCCGGCGAACACGGCGAGGGTGACCATGACGAGGATGCCGACCTTGCGGACCATCATCACGCACCAGTACAGGACGGCGCCGAGGGCGACTCCGAGGCTGGCCACGGTGGCGACCATCCAGCCCAAGCTGGATAGCGCGCCGATCTCCGAGACCTTCACGGTGCGTCGCACGGCCGTCTCGATGGACTGGTGCGAGGCTTTGAAGAGCCCGTCGGACAGGGCGTCGACCACTTCGATGGCGATGGTGGTGGCGGCGACGGCGCCGAAGGTGAACAGCACGCCACTCATCGTGCCGGTGAATGCCTGGGCGAGGGCTTGTCCGTCGCGTCGGACGGCGGCACGGATGAGCTGCGCGCAGAACGTCCCGACCAGGATGATCAGGCCGATCGGCAGCAACATCTCGTAGTTGTCGCGGAACCATCCGGCGCTCAGATCGACATTGGTGGTGGAGTTGACGGCTTTCGCGGCGAGGTCGGCTGCTGCGGCGGCGAGTTCGCCGGCGCTCTTGGCGATCCAGTTGCCGATCGCCTTGCCGGGGTTGGAGGCGAAGTCGATCGCGTCGCCGGCTGCGTCGGTGGCCGAGCAGACCTTGTCCGCCAGGGGCAAGTCACAAAAGCCCATGGGAGCGTGTCCCTCCTTTCGGGATCAGGCGGTCAGGGCGCGACGCGGGGGGCGATGGCGGCCAGCGAGCAGTCGTGGTGGGGCCGGCACTGCACGGCGAGCGTGATGGCGCGATCCTCGGCACCGCCGCCATGCTTCTTCCAGGCGATCTTCTGCTTGCCGTTGACGGTGACGACGTAGACGTACGCCTGGGTGATCGCTGACGGGTCGTCCGCCAGGGCCTGCTTGAACGTGCTCGGGAAGTGGCCCTCGGCGGCCGTGCCGGTGGCGTGCTGGTCCTGGTCGGCCATACGCGACCACAGCACCGGATCGGGGACCTGGCCGGAGACGGAGGTCCAGTCGGCGTACTTCGCCTCCCCGGTCATCCACGCCTGCATGCCGTCGAGTTGCTGGCTACGGCTGGTATTCCGGGTGTCGTAGGACCACAGCATCTTCGCGGCGGCCTTGGCGTAGGCGACCGGCTCAGCGGTCCGCGGCGGCTTCGGCACCGACCCGGTCTTCGCCGGTCGGTCTGACGCGGGCGCGGGTGGAGACGAACTGCTCGTCGGTGTGGGGTGGTCAGGGTGCTGTTCGCCGCGGCCGGTGAGGAAGGCGGCGCCAGCGGCGATGACCAGCAGTACGGCCAGGGCGAGGGCGACGATCGCGATGCGTCGGTTACCTGGCCAGCCGAAGCCGTACGCGGATCGGGGAGAGGGGGGCTTGGGCATCAGTGGATCTGCGACCCCAGCGAGCTGAAGAAGGCCACAATTCCGTTCGCGGCTCCAAGACCGAGGGCGGCACCGGCGGAGACGGTGGCGCCTTTCTTGCCGTTCGCCTCGGCCTGGTGGCCGCCCGAGTGATGGCCCCAGGCCCACACGCCGAGCGAGACGGCGAGGGCGCCGACTACGGCGATGATGCCGAAGAGGTTGATGCTGTTGACGACGGACTTCAGGACGGAGAGGCCGGGCAGGCCACCGCCCTGCGGTGTGATGCCAGGGTTGTAGGCGAGGTAGACGACCCCGCGGTCTACGAGTGACGAGGTGATGGCAAAGCTCCTTGCATGCGCAGGCCCGGTGAGACCCGGCCCGGCGGGAAGGGGAGAAGAAAGAAGAGGGAGGGGCGCCGCGCTCCGGGGGCGGAGGAGAGGCGATGGGCCGGGCGGGCGGCGTCAGAGGACGCGGCGGGCGGCGAGAATCGTCCAGTCCGTGATCGGCGTGATCCGGACCGGCTTGGTGGTCCTGGGAGCCTCGATGACGAGGCCGTCGCCCATGAACATGCCGACGTGCTCGGGCCGGGAGGCAGTGCCGCGGCTGAAGACCAGGTCGCCTGGGCGAAGGTGCGTGGCGGAGACGGCTTTGCCCTCGTGGACCTGCGTGTACGTGGTGCGGGTGAGCTTGACGCCGGTGTGCGCGTACGCCTGCTGCATCAGCGAGCTGCAGTCGCAGCGGCGCATCGGGTCAGGTCCGTGCGCGGCGGTGCAGGTGCCGCCCCACTGGTAGAGCGTGCCGAGCTGGTGCATCGCCCACTCGATCGCCCTGCGGGCCTTCGGATCGGCGTCCTTGGGGATCTTGTAGCCCTTCGGGACGGTGCCCTCGGGGATGGGGCCCCAGCTGGAGCCGTCCTTGCCCGGGACACACGCTGAGGAGGCGCCCGATGACGCGCCCTTGGGGTCTTTGCCCTGGGCGGAGTGGGGGAGGGACGCGGTGATGGCCTTATCCAGCGCGGTGGCCAGGCTTTCCCACTTGGCGTACGCGTCGGGGAAGCCGGACTTCTGGACGGCTTGGGCGGCCTGGGCGACGGTCAGCTGCTGCCAGCCGTGAACCTTCTCCAGCGCCTTGTAGAACTTCGTCGTGGCGTAGACGGGGTCGTGGAGCTGCTGGGCGGTGCCCCAGCCCTGGCTGGGCCGCTGCTGGAACAGCCCGACCGAGTCGCGGTCGCCGCTGTCCAGGTTGCGCAGGCGTGATTCCTGCATCGCGGTGGCCAGGGCGACGACTTGGCCGCGGGCCGGCACGTTGAGGCTGATACCGGTGGTGACGATGGTCTGGGCGTTGGGGATCTGCGTCGCGGGCAGCGTGAGGTCCTTGATGTGGACGTGCTTGCTGTCCGCGCCGTCGAGGATCTTGGTGATCTTCTTCGTGACCGCACCGGTGTCACCCGCGGGGAGGCAATCACCGAACCGGCCGCTGTTCTGAGCGGCTTGGCTGGCAGTAGCCATCATCGTGGCCGTGCCGAAGAGGAGAGCGGGGGAGAGGACGACGACGCCGAGGCCGGCGGCGAGCGCCTTCAACCCGTGCGGCTCGCTCGCAGATCACCGTTTTCGAGCAGGGGTGGGTAGCGAGAGGTCATGAGTGTCCTTTGGTGCAGTTCCGGCGTGCCGCGTGCGCTTGGGGTGGTGGATGGGGTGCGGCGGCCGGGGTGGGCGGTCGAGGCGTTGGTCGGCTTTGGCGAGTTGCCGCTCGCCGCGCCGGCCAGGAGGTGAGCTAGGGGTGCCGGGGCAGGGGGAACCTCCGTCAAGCAGGGTGGGGGATCAGCCAGCGGCGGTGTGCGCCGGGCAGTTCAAAAACAGTAGGCCCAGATTGGCAGTTGACCAAAAAGTTGACGCGAGGGGTCGGAATCCGACCCCCCTGTGCGTCACTTCTTGGTCGTCGGCGAATTCGCCTCTACAGTTTTGGGACTCCCCTCGCCTCCCGCTTGTAGCCCTGGGCTTCTGTATGCCCAATTTCGGCTCGCGGGGACTTGCACGTGCGACGGGGAGACATTCCACCTCAAGCTCCCACACGAATCGGGGTTCTCTTTGCCCTTTTCCCTTCACCAGGGCGACGCTCTGAGCGTCCTCGCCGAACTCCCGGACGACTGCGTCGATTCCGTCATCACCGACCCGCCGTACAACTCCGGCGGGCGCACGGCGAAGGAACGCACCACCCGCAGCGCGAAGCAGAAATACACCTCCGCCGACGCCGGCCACGGCCTCGCCGACTTCACCGGCGAGAACATGGACCAGCGCAGTTACGGCTTCTGGCTGACGCAGATCATGACCGAGGCGCACCGGCTGACCAAGACGGGTGGCACCGCCCTGCTGTTCACCGACTGGCGCCAGCTCCCCGTCACAACAGATGCGATCCAGGCGGCCGGGTGGCTGTGGCGGGGTGTGCTGGCCTGGCACAAGCCGCAGGCCAGGCCCCAGAAGGGCCGCTTCACCCAGAACTGCGAGTTCATCGTCTGGGCTAGCAACGGTGCCATCGACGCTTCCCGTAACCCGGTCTACCTGCCGGGGCTGTACTCAGCCTCGCAGCCGTCGGGCAAACAGCGCCAGCACATCACGCAAAAGCCCGTCGAGGTGATGCGCGAGCTGGTCAAGATCAGCCCCGAGGGCGGCACAGTGCTCGACTTCTGCGCCGGCTCCGGCTCCACGGGGGTGGCGGCCCTGCTGGAAGGCCGCGACTTCATCGGCGTAGAGAAGACGCAGCACTACGCCTCGATCGCGGCCGACCGTTTGACGGAGACAATCCGCACAACCCTCACCCAGGACGACGTGACGCTCACTGCCTGACGCCACAACGGCACGACCTGCGGCGGAGTTTTACACCCTTCGCGGACCTGGCGGCACCCCATAGCCCTGCCGACAGTCCGAGGGCGGAATTGCTCACCACACTTCCCGCTTCCCCATTTCCATGGCTCGTAGGAGGCCATTCCTTTCATGCCTGAATCCGTAGAACCCCCTGTCGACGGGGAGTTGGAACCGGTCCGCATTCCAGATGCCCAATTGGAGGGGATAGAGGCCAGCGTCCGGCGGCTGATGGAGCAGTCGGCCCAGCAGGCCCAACAGCTCGACCACCTTGCCTCCACCCCGGCCGCCGGGGGCACCTCTCCGTTCGCGGCGTTCGGCCTGCCGGCGCCCGGCGGACCGGCCCCGGCAGCGCCGCCGGAGCCACGTCCCATCCTGGAGCTGGAGGGCGAGGCGTACGAGGACGAACTCGACGGCCTCTCGGACTGGGTGGACGACTTCCTCCTGCCCGCCTACGGGACGGAGGTCACCACGGCGACCCCCTGGTGCCTGCAGTGGCAGGAGCACACCGACGTCGTCGCTTGGCTTCATGCCCTGTGGCTCGCCTACCAGCAGCACAAGGACCCAGAAGCGGGCCCGTCCGGGATGCTCGTATGGCACCGGGACTTCCTGACCCACACCATCGCCGCGATCCGCTCGCCAGGCGGTCCACTGTCGGCATGCATGACCTCCCCGGACCGACCCGCGCACCGGGTGCTTCCCGGACCTCCGCCATCGGCGCGAGCCGAGAAGGCGACAGAGACCGAGCCGGAGCCATCCGCGTCCGGTGAGCACGAGCTGACGTCATGACCCGGGGGCAGCATCAGCCGGCCTTCGGCCTGAGCTTCGATCCTCGTGCCCTCACTGACCTCCTCCAAGCCCCCACCGACATCCGCGACCTCACCCTCGCGTACCTGCAAGAAGTGGTGAACGCGGAGCGATTCGGGCTCCGGCTCACGGGTGACTTGGAGGGCTACCGCAAACTTTTTATCGACTCCCGGAAGGACTGGCGCGTCGTCTACGGCCTCCGCCCGGCGCCCGAGACATCCACCTACCGACAGGAGATCCACGTCGTCGCTGTCCGGCCACGGGCCGGCAACGACGTCTACGACACCGTCGGACGCCGCCTGGGGATGACCAGCCGGCCGCTGAGCGCGCGCACCCACGCGGCCCGCTCCAGCTCCCCACAGCTCACGACCCGCAGCCCGGCGCCCATGCCTTCCGCGGTACCGGGCCTGCCCCACCTCCCACAGGCACCCTCGCACCATCACGCCCGTTGAATACACGGAGCCTTGCCTATGCCTCCTGATCCCGCGCCGGTACCCGCCCGGCGCGCGGTCTCCCAGCTCGACCACCGCATCGAGTCCAGCACCGGCCACGACGTCGATGCCCTGCGAGCCCGCCGCGACCGCGGCGTTCTCGACGAGCCGCACGCCCGCCTGGTCGACCGGCACCGCGAACTGGCCCAGGCCGAGACCGCCGTGGCCTTCTACCGCACCCACCTCCACCGCTTGACCAGCGGCGAGTTCCCGATCGATGGAGCCCTGTTCGAGCGCATCAAGAGAGCCGTGGAACAGCTGGAGAACGCCGCCAACGAACGCGACGCCGCCGCTCCGCAGGTGATCGCTGCGCTTGAGCCGATCGAGTCCGCCGCCCGCACAGCGCCAGCGGCCAGGAGCGAACCGATCCCAGCCGCCGACCAGGCAGCGCTGCTGGCCATCATCGGCGGCGCCAAGCTCTACCAGCACCTCCACACCGGACGGATCTCGGCAACTACTGCCGCCGGCATCCGCATCCCCTATCCCGAGCTGAAGCGGCTCGAATCGGCCGGGCTCATCTCACGGGACACCAGCCACCCCCTCCACGCCGGCCAGCCGCTCGCCCTGACCGAAGCAGGGCGCACCGCGCTGGTCTCCGCCCGCCGCATGCCGGTGACCGAGGCGGCCACGAGGGTCACCCGGCCAGGAGCGTGGCCCACCACCTCAGCTCATCGGCGCTGACCGCGCCGATTCCCCATCGAAAGGCTCCATGTCAGCTACCGAATCAAACCCGCCTGACGACCGAAGTCGGCACGCGCCTGAGCTGGATGCCCGGCTTGACGGCTTCGGGGCCGACGAGAAGACCACCCAGGACTATTACGGTCAGATCGTCCTGATCGAGGACCACCTCATCCCGCTCGGCGAGCACCACACTGCCGATGGCGTCCACAGCTTCTACGTCCTGCACGACTCCTCGGCCACCTGGGACGTACCAGGCCACCCCCAGTACGTCGCTCTTCACCTTCAACGCGACCTTGAGTCAAAGACGTTCCGCTTCGAGCGAGCTCTGCTGCCACTGCCCGCGATGGCGCAGTCGTGGCTGATCCACCGTGGCTGCCCGCCGCAGTCCATCGGGCTCAACCCGGAGCTGGGCCCGAAGCCCGCGGACGAGGCGACGCGGGCCCTGGAGCGACGGCTCATGACCGACGGAGACCACTTCGCACTCGGGTACTCCTACACCTGCGACGACCCGGGCGACCCGGTCATCGTGGTGGCGCTGCGTGCCCTGGACGAGCAGGCCCCGTCCGAGTTCCGCGTCGTGGCCGAGGAACTCGATTCCAACGCGTGGACCTACAGCCTGCGCGAGGGCGGCTTCGACACGGTCGAAGAAGCCCTCCAGTGGTGCGACGACCGTCTCAGCGGCACGGCAGGACCGCTCCCACCCGTCAGGCCGGCCACGTCATTCGCCCGGACCGCTCCCGCACCGAAGTCACCTGCTCCACACCCGCCGGCCCGATCACGCTGAGCCTCAAAGCGACCGTGCGCGGCGAAACATAGCCGACGATCGCCGGTTGGCCAAACCGGCGATTCTCCGGACTCTTATATGGCTGCCGGGACGACAGATCTGGCCGCCGCTCCACGCATTCCCCCCTTCCGTAAGGAGGTGTATTTCGCATGCGCTCAACCCGAATTGCGGTATCTGCCGCGATGCTCGGCGTTCTCGCCCTGTCGGTTGCCTCGACTGCGGCGGCTACGGCCGCCCCAGCTTCTGCGGCGAGTAGTTCCCAGGTCGCCCGGCCATGTGACCGGCCTGGTCCGTGGGTGATCGACACGAAGGCCGTGACCATCCGCTCGAAGGCGTCGTCGAAGTCGACCTCCGTCGGGATTCTGTACCGCGGCCACAAGTTCACCGTCCACAAGACCCAAGGCAACTGGCACTACATCACCGACGCGACCACCGGTGAAAGGGGCTGGGTTTCCGGCACCTACGTCTGCCGGCAGGTCTACATGTGCCTCGACTGATTTAGCTGCCTCCGCCTGCCCCACCTCTCTCCCTCCCTTCAACTGTTAGGAAATCTCCTTGCGCCTTTCCCGCATTGCCGCTGCCGCAGCTGTGACCGCGGCCATCGCCCTGCCCGCCGTCACCGCTCCGGCCGCCAACGCCGCAGCCCCGGCGTCTTTCGCTGCCTCTGCCTCGTGTGACAAGTCCGGGCCGTACAAGGTCCACGCCAGCGCCGTGACCATCCGATCCAAGGCGTCGTCGAAGTCGACCGCCGTCGGGGTTCTCTACAAGAGCCACAAGTTCACCGTCCACAAGGTGACCAAGTCCGGCTGGTGGGTCTACATCACGGACAAGAAGACCGGCGTAAAGGGCTGGGTCTCCGGCGTCTACGTCTACCCGACCGTCTACACCTGCCTCCACTAAAAGGCCACACCACGCCGCGCCATCAATGGCTATCGGCGACCTCTCACGGAACCGCCGCAGATGAAAGGAGTCCGTTGTGCTTGACGGCGTAGACGACGTCATGGGCGTCATCACCGAGCATATCGAAGCCCGCTTCGATATGAACCTCGCGGAACTGCAGAAGGCTGTCACCGCGGCTCCGCACGCGAACCGTGAGGCCACAGAGGTCGTCCGCTGGCACGGCATGCTCGCAGAGTCCCAGAAAGCACTGGAAAGGGCTGAGGACGAACTCGTTGCCGTGCTCGAAACCCAGCCGATTGAACTCGACGATCGAGCTATGGCAATGGCTCACCGAGTGAATATGGCCGTGACCGCGAGGAACGGGCGAGCCATGGTCGTGCAGTGGCTCCTCGACCCCACCGCGTACGGAAAGCAGGGCCTGGCCGCGGAACGGCTGGCCCGGCTCAGCCGCGGGGCCCGGCAGGGCCCGGCCGTGCAGACCAGCGCGCCATTCCGGCCAGCGACTGCACCGGAACCGGCATCGGGACGAAGGTTCCTGCGGTGAGCGTCCGACTCAAGCCCAGCACCCTGGACGGCCGGCTGGAGCAGGTCTTCGACGCCGTCATCGCCGACCTGTACGCGACAGCCGCCAGTCCGGACGCCCCCGCCGCGGTGACCCGCGCCATGGAGCTGCGTTCGTTCCTCGCCCTGGCCGAGGAACAGGTCATCCGTGTCCGCGACCGAGTCCACCACGCCATGGCGGCCGAGCGCGACATGGACGAGCTGTCCGCGGGTGACCTGCGGTTTGACGCGCAGTGGCTGGAGGCCGCGCTCGATGCCCGCAACGGCTATCGAGCCGCGCTTGATGACCTGCTGCGCACCATGCCGACTGCTGTCCAGCAACCCCGGCCCGTCCGCATGGCACAACCGGTGGCCACCACCACCCTCCCCACCGCCGCCCCGGCACCGCAGCGTGCCGGGGCGGCCCGGGCCCGACCGTGAAAGCCCCCGATTGCCTGACCACATCACGTCACCCGAGATAGCGGGACAGATCCAGGACCTGTACGGCGCACCGCTGGCCGACCTGGAGGCATACAGCCAGGACCAGCCGCCCGGCATGCTCGCCGCCCTTCTCGGCATGCACTGCGACCTCGCCGTCGCCGAGCAGAGCATCACCGTCCACCGCGACCGCCTCGCCCAACTCGTCCACCCGGATCGGCAGATAGGCGGACCTGAGGTGTCGCACGTTCTCGACTGCGCCCGACGGCTCGCCGAAGCAGTCGCTGTGCGCGACCTCCAGGCCAAGACGGCTTGCGCCGTCCTCAGGAGCCTCGGTCGCGTCACCCCGACCCCGGGGCGCGCCGCCTCACCCGAGCCGGCACCCGCCCCCGTGCCAGCCCTGCCCGCTTCACCCGTCCCGACCGCGAGCACTGCTCCAAGCCGCTGACCCACGGGCTCCGTTCACTCACCCAGGAAGTTCCTCCATTGGCTACCACCGGTCTGCCCTCCGACACCGGCGCCGATATCGCCCGCGTCTCCGAGGCCCTGGCCATGATCACTCCGCGATGGCACGTGCGGATCCTGCTGGCGCTGGGCCGTCCGCTGCGCTACAGCGAAGTCGCGGACAAGGTTGCCTGGCTGCAAAACGGCCAGCTCCATCCCCGGCTTCAGTCCCTGTGCGAAGCCGGCCTCGTCCAGCGCACCGAGCACACCCCGCGGCACGTCACCTACGGCCACACCGATCGCGGCGCCGCCCTGCTGCCGGTACTGCCGCTGATCGTCACCTGGGCGGAGGAACATCTGGAGAAGGCAGACCGGCCGCTGCCCGCGATCGAGCAGATCGAGGACAGCCTCACCCTCCTCACCCGGCGCCACGCCGCCGCGATCCTGTGGGTACTGAAGTCCCGCGGGCAGACCGGCGGTCGGACCCTGGCCAAGATGGTCATGCCCGACAGCGACTGGACCAACGTCTACCCGCCCCTGCGGCAGCTCGTGGCTGACGGCTTGGTCGACACCGCCGGCATCGGGAAGCCCTACCGCCTGTCCGATGCCGGCGACGCTCTCGGGCCTGTCTTCGGCGCTCTGTCCGCGTGGTCGGCCGGGCAGCCCCTCACCCAGGCCGCCCGGCACCCGCTCTGGGGACGCCCGGACACCGCGCCCGCTCCGAAGACCTGGGTCAGCAACCAGTCGCGGCTACCAGCCCCAACCACCACGCCCGCACCCAGCACGAACGACCAGATCTCCTCACTGACGTGGCAGCACCGCGACCTGTTCTCCCATGCCACACCCGCTCGTTCGGGGGCAGCACTCGCGGCGGGAGGGCCGCGCCGATGAACAGCTCCCCCTCCACGGCCACCATGCCGGATGCCTGCTCGGCGCTTTCCTATCCGGCCCTGATCCGCCTGATCGCCGAGATCGACGACAACGGACCCATACCCCTGCGCCGACTGGCCGGCACCCTCGCTGATCTCTCCGAGAACCGCCTTCGCAGGGCCACCGATCTGGCCCGCGACCTCGGCCTCGTCCACGTCCGGCCTGAAGGCCGCCTCGGACTGACCACATCCGGATCGGAGTTGGCGGACCTCTACGACGCGACAGCACGGTGGGCCCGCCGCCACTCCTATCCGAGCACCACCTCCGACTTCA is a genomic window of Streptomyces sp. Edi2 containing:
- a CDS encoding DUF4913 domain-containing protein — encoded protein: MEQSAQQAQQLDHLASTPAAGGTSPFAAFGLPAPGGPAPAAPPEPRPILELEGEAYEDELDGLSDWVDDFLLPAYGTEVTTATPWCLQWQEHTDVVAWLHALWLAYQQHKDPEAGPSGMLVWHRDFLTHTIAAIRSPGGPLSACMTSPDRPAHRVLPGPPPSARAEKATETEPEPSASGEHELTS
- a CDS encoding ATP-binding protein; the encoded protein is MGFCDLPLADKVCSATDAAGDAIDFASNPGKAIGNWIAKSAGELAAAAADLAAKAVNSTTNVDLSAGWFRDNYEMLLPIGLIILVGTFCAQLIRAAVRRDGQALAQAFTGTMSGVLFTFGAVAATTIAIEVVDALSDGLFKASHQSIETAVRRTVKVSEIGALSSLGWMVATVASLGVALGAVLYWCVMMVRKVGILVMVTLAVFAGAGGGWEAARRWRKGWIEATATLVVSKLLMTIIFVLGVAAMGNTSPKGGLGALADVLSGIVIMVLVLLCPYAVFKFVHWAAEGTDGESIHRAGGAGAQMARQHAERAGRKGASMAATAGTGGAAAGAGAAPQGPDAGSGEFPGDIATTSSGGDSGGSPGGDAAKSGLEKAVQPPPTNAADDTSGHVGGNSAADGSGQGAAAGQAGGWQPTPPTTTPPPQGAPPSGAQPVSASPPPPTGP
- a CDS encoding site-specific DNA-methyltransferase, which codes for MPFSLHQGDALSVLAELPDDCVDSVITDPPYNSGGRTAKERTTRSAKQKYTSADAGHGLADFTGENMDQRSYGFWLTQIMTEAHRLTKTGGTALLFTDWRQLPVTTDAIQAAGWLWRGVLAWHKPQARPQKGRFTQNCEFIVWASNGAIDASRNPVYLPGLYSASQPSGKQRQHITQKPVEVMRELVKISPEGGTVLDFCAGSGSTGVAALLEGRDFIGVEKTQHYASIAADRLTETIRTTLTQDDVTLTA
- a CDS encoding C40 family peptidase, which translates into the protein MKALAAGLGVVVLSPALLFGTATMMATASQAAQNSGRFGDCLPAGDTGAVTKKITKILDGADSKHVHIKDLTLPATQIPNAQTIVTTGISLNVPARGQVVALATAMQESRLRNLDSGDRDSVGLFQQRPSQGWGTAQQLHDPVYATTKFYKALEKVHGWQQLTVAQAAQAVQKSGFPDAYAKWESLATALDKAITASLPHSAQGKDPKGASSGASSACVPGKDGSSWGPIPEGTVPKGYKIPKDADPKARRAIEWAMHQLGTLYQWGGTCTAAHGPDPMRRCDCSSLMQQAYAHTGVKLTRTTYTQVHEGKAVSATHLRPGDLVFSRGTASRPEHVGMFMGDGLVIEAPRTTKPVRITPITDWTILAARRVL
- a CDS encoding DUF6112 family protein, whose amino-acid sequence is MTSSLVDRGVVYLAYNPGITPQGGGLPGLSVLKSVVNSINLFGIIAVVGALAVSLGVWAWGHHSGGHQAEANGKKGATVSAGAALGLGAANGIVAFFSSLGSQIH
- a CDS encoding SCO6880 family protein, with translation MSDLSVAPVSVKFPHRSRRGILLGLALPQLLLVSCALALLLVTVVTTGLLGAIALAPLWAAVAALVTIRRYGRSLIDWAPIVGRYANRRHTGQTLWLARPITRPRQDGILHLPGTSASLKVVTPGDSATGSAAIHDPHQQTLTAIARVSSRAFALLDPATQNHNVNGWGRTLAGIARTGHVATVQVLERTVPDSGDTLARHWTQHGRPDTPVAGQVYSELVAAAGPAAAPHETYLAISLDLKAAKRLISQAGGGLPGAFTVMQQTTASVAQAARNAGLTVTGWLSAREVAAVIRTAYDPKALSALQQWSETGRAEADPAAAGPVVQVEDWDRLATDSARHATYWVENWPRIQVGAGFLHGLMFTAGVRRSLSLVYVPQGIESALRDVQRRKSAIMADASERARRGQVDSEEDSVEYADVKQRERQLIAGHADVALTGLVTVTAQSDDLLDAACAQIETAAVTAGVDLRRLNYQQPDAFAVSALPLARTTL
- a CDS encoding DUF6238 family protein; amino-acid sequence: MNSPPHADDAHPYLRAATAGIRHHTRALAQTASPEPADRAHLDVLHAHLAALHRLLDQLADTTRPPLPGASRHLSVAHTRLWQAIAEIHSAFHLLPAASTTSTECRPERLPEGPPVLTICQRHLATGHSVRRKTTPSDLNTPLHGHTAPSSQ